GCGTTTTGCTTCATGTTCAAACACATGAGTAAGCTAATACATATCTTCttccattttcatatattttttcccTTACCACGCGTGTTTTGGATGTTGTAGAGGCCCCGTTATGAAGCTATACCTGTGGGACAAAGCTGCTTTCGATTTCAGTGAAAAATTTAAAGCATCTGGAGGAACTGCAAAAGTTATTTTAGTCACCACGCTAAACCCGAAACGTTTTGGAggtttgtatattattttttttattgttaaagaAAATACATAGGATGGTAGTGATTCTTATCTGTGCAGTCTAGCTTTGATGAATAGAACTGCAGCCGATTGGATTTGTAGTTTAACAGCTTTGAGCGTTTGTAAAGTCTGTGTAGCATTAGGTGTTGAGTAACTCGATAGGTTCTGGGTATCATAAATTATAGATGTGCATAGTCTTCAACttaatttattaagatttttgATCTGTATTACATCATTTGAACTGGTATAGGTGCCCTATCTCTATCTTCCATGGCCTCAACACGAGTATTCATGGACAGTGATGTCCAAGCAACCCGAGATTATCTCACTTGGTAAGCATAATGTTTAACATATATTCATTGTTTTCCAGTATGGTATTTATGCTTTGACATTGTCTCAGGTTGGTCTCAAACTCAGATGTCGCCAACAGAGTTGATGCAGACGTTGTCACTAAGACTGAGACAGTGACCATAGGCGAACTCTTTTCTTATATGAAGCAAGCAGCTGCCAAGGTAGTTTATTACCAATGGTTAACACATTAATATGATAGTCTCTGTTTCTcacttaattttaaaacttttttgcaggttgcttGGTTTGAGTGCATAGCAACCGTTGCTGATGTTGTGCACGGTTTAAGCTGGTATTACATAGGCTGCGGTGTGTGCCACACTAAGGCAACCAAAGGGCCTACCACCCTTATGTGTAAGAAGTGTGGGAAGAGTGATATTGTTGGTGTTCCACAGTAAGTGAACCAAATTTGCCTATACTCATTCTTTTAAAGGATTCATTATTAATCTGCTCACGGCACAGGTTTCTGGCCAAGATCTCTGTGTACGATAAGAGTGACCAGgcgtttttttttctccttggTGATGCTGGTCACGAGTTGACTGGAAAGAAAGCTTCTGAATTGGTTGAAAGCTATTTTGAGGTAATTACAAACCGCCATCTTTATTCTTTTTTAACTGTATTCTTTCAATATAGTTAGAAATGTGTAGTGACAATTGTTTGAATGTATGTTAGGCCAATGAGAGTGTAAGAGATGATTACATAGTTCCAGTGCCTCAAGCTCATAGTTCCAGTGCCTCAAGCTGTGTCTGATACCATAGGACAGACTCGCAAGTTCATTGTGAAGGTCTCAACTCACAATTTGACTGGCAAGACCCAATCTTTGACTGTGACAAAGATGCTCCCTTCAGACGATCCAGAACTTGAAGGCGAGCTGGATGAAGATGCGATTATCCCAGTCGCCCAGAAAACTTTGGATGATGGAGGTGCTGAGGATGATCCTTCCATGGACTCTAAGGGCGAAAAGGTGAAAAGAGCTGCTGAAAATGATGAAGCAGATGATCCTAAACGAGCCAAATGTGGCTAAGATGTTTTAAGTGGTGGTGCTTATGGTTACTAGACGTTTATGCGTTTTTCCTTTTCAATTTCAAACTTCATATTTGCAACAATTGAATGTCTTTCTTGAAAACTCTTTTTGGTTAACTTATGTTATTGCTTTCTTTTTAAGTTTGATTTTGCTATATTTGTTTCGATACTCAtcttacaaaacataaaatgttTGATATATACTATATCTGAACATGCACCAAAGCCCTACAAAGGGCTAATACCATATCAACAAGTTAATGAACTAAAGCTCATgatcataattttaaattttaaattttaaatttcttgcTAATCAAAATCTGTACGATAGGTTTTAAATTGAGGCGTCTTTCACATGCTGTTCTGTTCCTCTAATAATGTTCTTTTCATTGACTTAACCCAactaattttgatttaatataaCACCAACTACAGTAAATGatctatttattaaaactgcctaaatacaaaaaaaaaaaatatacactgTAAATTCAAGTTCAAACACAATATTTTATGTAGTCATTCAATTTAATAATACTCTTTTTTTTCCAACATAATAATACTCTTTACATACAcaatataatatacaaatatcTGTTTTcctaattctaaaacatattATGGACATGGGCTGACCCATTTACAAATCACAACAATATAAACCATAATAATCCAACACTCAGCTAAATCTCTGGCCAGACCCAATATAAAATGTTGATcgattcaaatttatataaataaacataacaaTGATACTTAATTGTAATAGTTTGGTAATacatttaatattatttgataatctcatttttttttgtaatatttttatattttaatttattgtgttcATTGCAAAGTTTgattttcattataaaaattaatgtaatgATAGGTACGAAATTGCATTAACCATAACTGCTATATTCTAAAAAAGAAGACTAATTCTATACTTTAATACCAAGATTATTTTctgaaatttcatttttatgaaatcgctatgaatataaaaaaatatttcgttTGAAGTTTTGTGAATATTTTCTTTAACATAcattttaattgtttaatataaagggaaaataaaaaaacagataaact
The sequence above is drawn from the Brassica napus cultivar Da-Ae unplaced genomic scaffold, Da-Ae ScsIHWf_51;HRSCAF=91, whole genome shotgun sequence genome and encodes:
- the LOC125604311 gene encoding uncharacterized protein LOC125604311, yielding MSSNGKLTLSGDLISKKQRGVGADSFPGTNKSIGKHGGSSGLSIGVPHSKKSKGDASVSSPGLNKPNGVTGGSSGVPTGVSNSKKPNGPIVERAKTVVSSGVRGKAAVSSDVRGKAIVSANVREVMFFKDVQFGPHEGEVRFRLIHFWEARNVLTKLLFGLEMLLIDEEGTVIQGFIPSARIETYLPHMMAGGIYRLNNFFGSRNKTLYRVAEPGVVITFSSASALSVLENSPVCFPDDRFRFHGYEEFDAACDLKGDLYDYVGHIKLVNGQVLNDSLVLDESEIASTRRVLLHVQTHEGPVMKLYLWDKAAFDFSEKFKASGGTAKVILVTTLNPKRFGGALSLSSMASTRVFMDSDVQATRDYLTWLVSNSDVANRVDADVVTKTETVTIGELFSYMKQAAAKVAWFECIATVADVVHGLSWYYIGCGVCHTKATKGPTTLMCKKCGKSDIVGVPQFLAKISVYDKSDQAFFFLLGDAGHELTGKKASELVESYFECLKLIVPVPQAVSDTIGQTRKFIVKVSTHNLTGKTQSLTVTKMLPSDDPELEGELDEDAIIPVAQKTLDDGGAEDDPSMDSKGEKVKRAAENDEADDPKRAKCG